A region of Paenibacillus sp. JNUCC-31 DNA encodes the following proteins:
- a CDS encoding ATP-binding cassette domain-containing protein, with protein MSTSQISPFLQVDGVQKSYDQRTILSDINVSVRQGEFVAIVGRSGCGKSTLLRLIAGLEAPSSGNVMLGNRKLGSTAPETRFLFQEARLLPWKSVLDNVRLGIPDKNKEDARQSLRNVGLGEREGDWPGVLSGGQKQRVALARALASHPRLLLLDEPLGALDALTRIEMQQLIERLWVEEGLTVILVTHDVSEAVALADRVLLIEDGHITMDTRITLERPRVRDSGFAHFENLILNRLLTPPQETAQQIAQKQISFSI; from the coding sequence ATGAGCACAAGTCAGATCAGTCCTTTTCTGCAAGTGGATGGGGTTCAGAAATCGTATGATCAGCGCACGATTCTATCCGACATCAACGTCAGTGTGAGACAAGGGGAATTTGTAGCCATCGTTGGACGAAGCGGTTGTGGCAAAAGTACGTTGCTGCGTCTGATCGCCGGGCTGGAAGCCCCCTCTTCAGGTAACGTTATGCTGGGCAATAGAAAGCTTGGCAGTACCGCACCCGAGACAAGGTTTCTGTTTCAGGAGGCCCGGCTGCTGCCTTGGAAATCCGTGCTCGACAATGTACGGTTGGGCATCCCCGACAAGAACAAGGAAGATGCACGCCAGTCGCTTCGCAATGTAGGACTCGGAGAGCGTGAAGGCGACTGGCCGGGAGTATTATCGGGCGGGCAAAAACAACGTGTCGCTCTGGCACGCGCACTCGCCAGTCATCCTCGCTTACTGCTGCTGGATGAACCGCTGGGTGCATTGGATGCTTTAACCCGGATTGAGATGCAGCAATTAATCGAACGTTTGTGGGTAGAAGAAGGGCTGACCGTCATTTTGGTCACTCATGATGTCAGCGAGGCGGTTGCACTTGCTGACAGGGTACTGTTAATCGAGGATGGTCATATAACGATGGATACCCGAATTACGCTGGAGCGGCCACGCGTTCGGGACAGCGGGTTTGCTCATTTTGAAAACCTGATTCTTAATCGGTTGTTGACTCCTCCACAAGAAACAGCACAGCAGATTGCCCAGAAACAGATATCATTCTCGATCTAA
- a CDS encoding ABC transporter substrate-binding protein, translating to MNNKHIYSLLPLLLIALLLIVSGCSKTGTNTPATDSASNTKDTESSVTETSVDSKDKLSIMLDWYPNAVHSFIYVAQEKGYFADQGLDVDVQMPADTNDSLKLVAAGKIDLALSYQPQILLARGENIPVRSIAAVVRHPLVHLLTEADGKVKSPKDLEGLTVGYSSIPLYEAMVRTMISQDGGNPDKMNLVDVGFDLIPSLASGQADAIMGGFINHEQLILEKEGHAMKSINPVDYGVPDYYELVLTASDTGIELKKNQLTRFIKAMQEGQKYVTEHPEDALNILLAHENETSPLDPEIETKSLNILLPLMNEKGQPFGGQDASSWKNVRAWLVQSELIPGSVKAEDAFINLQGE from the coding sequence ATGAATAATAAGCATATATATTCCCTGCTCCCTCTCCTGCTCATAGCTCTGTTGCTGATCGTTAGCGGATGCAGCAAGACGGGCACCAACACGCCTGCTACGGATTCAGCTTCCAATACCAAAGATACAGAATCATCTGTGACCGAAACGTCAGTAGATTCCAAAGACAAGCTATCCATCATGCTCGACTGGTATCCGAATGCAGTGCATTCCTTCATCTATGTAGCTCAGGAGAAAGGATACTTCGCGGATCAAGGTCTGGATGTTGATGTTCAAATGCCTGCCGATACCAATGACTCACTCAAACTGGTTGCTGCCGGAAAAATCGATCTGGCGCTGAGCTACCAGCCGCAAATTTTGCTTGCGCGCGGGGAAAACATTCCTGTACGTTCCATTGCGGCCGTCGTTCGGCATCCACTCGTGCATCTATTAACTGAAGCAGACGGTAAAGTGAAGTCGCCTAAAGATCTTGAAGGATTGACGGTCGGCTATTCCTCAATTCCTCTGTATGAGGCAATGGTGCGTACCATGATCAGCCAGGATGGAGGTAATCCCGACAAGATGAATCTGGTAGATGTGGGATTTGACCTGATTCCTTCCCTGGCTTCCGGGCAGGCAGATGCCATTATGGGCGGTTTTATTAACCATGAGCAATTGATTCTGGAAAAGGAAGGCCATGCCATGAAATCGATCAATCCCGTTGATTACGGCGTACCTGATTATTATGAGCTGGTACTGACTGCAAGTGACACGGGTATTGAATTGAAAAAGAATCAGCTTACCCGGTTCATCAAAGCGATGCAGGAAGGACAGAAATATGTGACAGAGCACCCCGAGGATGCGCTGAACATTCTGCTCGCGCATGAGAACGAAACTTCTCCACTTGACCCGGAGATCGAAACCAAAAGCCTGAATATTTTACTGCCACTGATGAATGAAAAAGGTCAGCCGTTTGGCGGGCAGGACGCCTCTTCTTGGAAAAACGTACGTGCATGGCTGGTTCAAAGTGAATTGATTCCCGGTTCCGTGAAGGCTGAGGATGCTTTTATCAACTTGCAGGGCGAGTAG
- the thiD gene encoding bifunctional hydroxymethylpyrimidine kinase/phosphomethylpyrimidine kinase, with protein MSIAQALTIAGSDNGGGAGIQADLKTFQELGVYGMTVITAIAAQNTTGVQGVFPISYEGIAQQLDSTGDDFQPTAVKTGMLYSAEIIRLVAEKWQQYSWSNLVIDPVMVAKGGATLLQQEAVQALITELLPHALITTPNIPEAELLTGMSITNLSQREEAAKRIVQMGSTYALVKGGHDEGSGMIVDVLYDGQSFHYLENVRVVTRHTHGTGCTYSAAITAELAKGSAMLAAVTTARAFIQAAIEDVLGIGAGHGPTNHFAYQRRLRGEQ; from the coding sequence ATGAGTATTGCGCAGGCTTTGACGATTGCAGGTTCCGATAATGGCGGCGGTGCCGGAATACAGGCCGATCTAAAGACCTTTCAGGAGCTTGGTGTATATGGCATGACTGTAATTACAGCTATCGCTGCCCAAAATACAACCGGTGTGCAGGGCGTCTTCCCTATCTCATATGAAGGTATTGCTCAACAGCTGGATTCGACCGGTGATGATTTTCAACCTACAGCAGTGAAGACGGGTATGCTCTATAGTGCCGAGATTATTCGACTGGTTGCCGAGAAATGGCAGCAATACAGCTGGTCCAATCTGGTCATCGATCCGGTTATGGTTGCCAAAGGCGGCGCTACTCTGCTACAACAGGAGGCCGTTCAGGCTCTAATTACAGAGCTGCTACCTCATGCCCTGATCACGACACCGAACATCCCGGAAGCTGAGCTTCTTACTGGAATGTCTATTACCAATCTGAGTCAGCGCGAAGAAGCCGCAAAGCGGATTGTGCAGATGGGCTCCACGTATGCTTTGGTGAAAGGTGGTCATGATGAGGGAAGTGGCATGATTGTCGACGTACTTTACGATGGGCAGTCTTTTCATTACCTGGAGAACGTTCGGGTGGTGACTCGGCATACCCATGGAACGGGATGTACGTATTCTGCAGCCATTACTGCCGAATTGGCGAAGGGCTCAGCTATGCTGGCTGCCGTCACGACTGCGCGTGCATTCATTCAGGCAGCCATCGAAGATGTGCTGGGGATTGGGGCCGGGCATGGGCCAACGAATCATTTTGCGTATCAACGCAGACTGCGGGGTGAGCAGTGA
- a CDS encoding ABC transporter ATP-binding protein gives MGDDITIHNMSYAFPGKRDSPVLSNVSMRVARGEFVSIIGSSGSGKSTLFKLLAGLLEPTHGTIEIPWVQEGKRLGQVAYMPQKDLLLSWRTVMENCMLPSELASGRQDKARMRADILAGLDRFGLSGYAHAYPDELSGGMRQRVALLRTLLTGGQLMLLDEPFGALDALTKREMHRWLLELWESLGKTVLFITHDIEEALLLSDRIILLTPVGQGQQLQDMEVPLPRPRHSDMIYEPTLVQMRRLLEEQLHARR, from the coding sequence ATGGGTGACGACATCACCATTCACAACATGAGCTATGCTTTCCCGGGAAAAAGGGATTCCCCTGTGCTCTCCAATGTGTCGATGCGTGTAGCGAGAGGAGAATTCGTCTCGATCATCGGCTCCAGCGGCTCCGGTAAAAGCACCCTCTTCAAGCTGCTGGCAGGCTTGCTTGAGCCCACCCACGGAACCATTGAAATTCCTTGGGTTCAAGAAGGAAAGCGACTGGGCCAGGTGGCCTACATGCCACAAAAGGACCTCCTGTTATCCTGGCGAACCGTCATGGAGAATTGCATGCTCCCCTCCGAACTTGCTTCAGGGCGGCAGGATAAGGCAAGGATGCGAGCGGACATTCTCGCTGGGCTCGACAGATTTGGCTTATCCGGCTACGCGCATGCTTACCCGGACGAGCTGTCGGGTGGCATGCGCCAGCGTGTCGCGCTGCTTCGTACTTTGCTGACAGGCGGCCAGCTCATGCTGCTGGATGAACCATTCGGCGCACTCGATGCCCTGACCAAACGGGAGATGCATCGGTGGCTGCTGGAGCTGTGGGAAAGCCTGGGCAAAACCGTGTTGTTCATCACGCATGACATTGAAGAAGCCCTGCTGCTCAGTGATCGGATTATCCTGTTAACTCCAGTGGGCCAAGGCCAACAGCTGCAAGATATGGAAGTACCTTTGCCGCGTCCAAGACATTCGGACATGATCTACGAACCGACTCTCGTTCAGATGAGACGATTACTGGAGGAACAATTGCATGCGAGACGGTAA
- the thiM gene encoding hydroxyethylthiazole kinase: MSYLERVRTQNPLVHNITNIVVAPFTANGLLALGASPFMAYAHEEVADVAKISGAVVLNIGTLDERVVEAIRLAGQSANANNVPVVLDPVGAGATAYRTETVQILVRELRLTVLRGNVAEVANVIGERWNIKGVDAGQGEGDRIGIAERAAQKLGCVVVITGREDVITDGQTTFLTSNGHVLLTQVTGAGCLLSSVIGAFAAIAKPGEDLLSSVVEALAFYGVAAEIAAERTADLGPGSFQIELLNQLAQVTPDILAQRAQVRRIDRGAQ; this comes from the coding sequence ATGTCTTATCTGGAACGTGTTCGTACACAAAATCCACTCGTTCATAACATTACGAATATTGTCGTTGCTCCGTTTACGGCCAACGGTTTGCTCGCACTAGGTGCATCTCCCTTTATGGCCTATGCGCATGAAGAAGTGGCTGATGTCGCCAAAATTTCGGGAGCAGTTGTATTGAACATTGGCACTTTGGACGAACGGGTAGTTGAAGCGATCCGCCTGGCTGGTCAATCGGCGAATGCAAATAATGTGCCTGTGGTGCTCGATCCGGTTGGCGCTGGCGCAACCGCCTATCGTACAGAAACCGTTCAGATACTTGTTCGTGAGCTTCGCCTCACGGTGTTGCGCGGCAATGTGGCGGAAGTCGCTAATGTCATCGGCGAGCGTTGGAACATCAAAGGTGTGGATGCAGGTCAAGGTGAGGGAGATCGAATCGGAATAGCGGAACGTGCAGCACAAAAACTCGGCTGTGTGGTCGTCATTACCGGACGCGAGGATGTCATTACGGATGGGCAAACGACGTTCCTGACGAGTAATGGACATGTCTTGCTCACCCAAGTGACTGGTGCAGGCTGCTTGCTCAGCTCAGTAATCGGTGCTTTTGCAGCCATAGCAAAACCGGGTGAAGACTTGCTGAGCAGTGTTGTGGAAGCTCTCGCCTTCTATGGCGTTGCAGCAGAGATTGCGGCGGAACGTACCGCTGACCTTGGACCGGGCAGCTTCCAGATCGAATTGCTGAACCAACTGGCCCAAGTAACACCTGACATTCTCGCGCAGCGGGCACAGGTTCGCCGGATTGATAGAGGTGCACAATGA
- the hisC gene encoding histidinol-phosphate transaminase, which translates to MQSLSPIPSPPVKDLLNQIPAYTPAKSMEQIRRELGLESVDRLAANENPFGSSPLAAEAVRSLGSDLLAQYPDGSSQLLRDKLAERLGVRTSQLVFGSGSFELLTLTAQAYLNPGEESLIPVPSFNWYKGATLLAGGVIHEVPLVNHSLDLEQFRQRINASTRIIWLCNPNNPTGTIFTADALLGLLEHVPSHVVVVLDEAYYEFAESEDYPDTVKLLEQYNNLIILRTFSKIYGLAGLRIGYGIGNESIIEGINRVKLPISLTATSQAAASASLDDHEFVSHCLHYNRQGRETLMQSFDQWKLPYIPSETNFIMVDLLQDSGPITRELLNRGISVRGGAEFGMPTWLRITIGTPEQIARLIRELGALIP; encoded by the coding sequence ATGCAATCCCTTTCACCCATTCCCTCTCCTCCTGTCAAAGACCTGTTAAATCAAATTCCAGCCTATACACCTGCCAAATCCATGGAACAGATTCGGCGGGAGTTGGGACTGGAAAGTGTCGATCGACTCGCAGCGAACGAGAATCCGTTTGGCTCTTCTCCCTTGGCTGCGGAAGCAGTCCGATCCCTGGGCTCCGATCTTTTGGCACAATACCCCGACGGTTCCAGCCAACTGTTGCGTGACAAACTTGCGGAGCGGCTGGGTGTGCGTACCTCCCAACTGGTATTTGGCAGTGGATCGTTCGAGCTACTGACCCTTACCGCCCAAGCTTATCTTAATCCCGGCGAGGAATCACTCATTCCGGTGCCCTCCTTTAACTGGTATAAAGGCGCTACCCTGCTGGCAGGCGGTGTTATTCATGAAGTGCCTTTGGTCAACCATTCGCTGGACCTGGAGCAATTCCGGCAACGGATCAATGCTTCAACCCGAATCATCTGGCTGTGCAATCCGAATAATCCGACCGGAACCATTTTCACGGCAGATGCCCTGCTTGGTTTACTTGAACATGTTCCCTCCCATGTCGTGGTTGTCCTGGACGAAGCGTATTATGAATTCGCGGAAAGCGAAGATTATCCGGATACGGTTAAGCTGCTGGAACAGTACAATAATCTGATTATTCTGCGGACCTTCTCCAAAATATATGGGCTGGCCGGCCTGCGAATCGGATATGGCATCGGGAATGAAAGCATCATTGAAGGCATTAACCGGGTCAAGCTGCCCATCAGTCTGACAGCCACATCCCAAGCCGCTGCTTCGGCCAGCCTGGATGATCATGAATTTGTCTCTCATTGCCTGCACTACAATCGTCAGGGACGGGAAACGTTAATGCAATCCTTTGATCAGTGGAAATTACCCTACATCCCTTCCGAAACGAATTTCATCATGGTGGATCTGTTACAGGACAGTGGCCCCATTACCAGAGAATTGTTGAACCGAGGCATCTCTGTTCGCGGCGGTGCCGAATTCGGCATGCCTACCTGGCTTCGGATTACGATTGGTACACCTGAGCAGATTGCCCGTTTGATCCGTGAGCTGGGCGCACTCATTCCCTAG
- the thiE gene encoding thiamine phosphate synthase, protein MCHLDAEAVRHAMQVYLVMGSVNTTRDPVEVLRQAIAGGITLFQFREKGTGALIGEARITLAMRLRELCSQHGIPFIVNDDVELAVAVEADGVHVGQDDTDAALVRARIGEGRMLGVSAHAVEEARRAVQAGADYLGVGPMYPTRSKADAHAVLGPAGVAELRAAGIAVPVVGIGGITPDTTAAVMAAGADGVAVISAIAGAADVRAAAAQFAAAVQGMQA, encoded by the coding sequence ATGTGCCATCTGGATGCAGAAGCAGTACGGCATGCGATGCAGGTGTATTTGGTGATGGGCAGCGTGAATACGACACGTGACCCGGTAGAGGTGCTGCGCCAGGCTATCGCTGGCGGCATAACGCTCTTCCAGTTCCGGGAAAAAGGAACTGGCGCTCTGATAGGCGAAGCACGCATCACGCTTGCGATGCGGCTTCGCGAGCTGTGCAGCCAGCACGGTATACCGTTCATCGTGAACGATGATGTGGAGCTGGCTGTGGCAGTGGAGGCCGACGGTGTACATGTCGGCCAGGACGATACGGACGCGGCGCTGGTACGCGCCCGCATCGGAGAAGGGCGGATGCTTGGCGTATCCGCCCACGCTGTGGAGGAAGCCCGCCGTGCGGTACAGGCGGGCGCCGACTATCTTGGCGTCGGGCCCATGTACCCAACGCGGTCCAAAGCGGATGCCCACGCTGTGCTGGGCCCCGCCGGGGTGGCGGAACTGCGCGCCGCAGGCATCGCAGTTCCGGTGGTGGGTATCGGCGGCATTACGCCCGATACCACGGCCGCCGTGATGGCGGCAGGAGCCGACGGCGTAGCCGTCATCTCCGCCATCGCGGGCGCGGCCGACGTGCGCGCAGCGGCTGCGCAGTTCGCTGCGGCGGTGCAAGGGATGCAGGCGTAG
- a CDS encoding ABC transporter permease, which produces MRDGNLRDSMKHSVRGWLARYGLFLLLMILLLALWEWIVHMGWVPSFIIPAPTAIASSLYEHRHLLLATHLPATLMEVVVGFGLSIGAGIALATGMYMNRSIEKALYPFILISQTIPLIALSPVFILWFGYTLWSKVAVVFLIAFFPIVVSTYDGLRQGDPEQRELLRTMGASKWDIFRKLQIPLALPSFFSGLKMSVVYCVVGATIGEWLGGSKGLGYFSRRMSSNMNTDAMFAAIVLLSLLGIALFVLIAWMERRFAAPRHAGRRKAG; this is translated from the coding sequence ATGCGAGACGGTAACTTGAGAGATAGCATGAAGCATAGCGTAAGAGGTTGGCTTGCCCGTTATGGTCTGTTTCTTTTGCTCATGATCTTGCTGCTTGCCCTCTGGGAGTGGATTGTGCATATGGGATGGGTGCCTTCCTTCATCATTCCAGCCCCGACGGCGATTGCCAGTTCGCTGTATGAACATCGCCACCTTCTGCTGGCTACACATCTGCCCGCTACCTTGATGGAAGTTGTCGTTGGTTTTGGCTTGTCTATTGGTGCCGGAATTGCACTTGCAACAGGTATGTATATGAATCGGTCGATTGAAAAAGCGTTATATCCCTTCATCTTGATCAGTCAGACGATTCCGTTGATTGCCCTGTCCCCCGTCTTCATCCTGTGGTTTGGCTACACGCTGTGGAGTAAAGTTGCGGTGGTATTCCTGATCGCATTTTTCCCGATTGTAGTTAGCACCTACGATGGACTGCGCCAGGGTGATCCGGAGCAGCGTGAATTGCTGCGGACGATGGGGGCCAGCAAGTGGGATATTTTTCGCAAACTCCAGATTCCGCTTGCCCTTCCCTCCTTCTTCTCGGGACTAAAAATGTCTGTAGTGTACTGTGTGGTCGGTGCAACGATCGGGGAATGGCTCGGTGGAAGCAAGGGTCTCGGTTATTTCAGTCGCAGAATGTCGAGCAACATGAACACGGATGCGATGTTCGCCGCTATTGTGCTGTTATCCCTGCTTGGTATCGCCCTGTTTGTACTCATTGCATGGATGGAGAGAAGATTCGCTGCACCACGTCATGCAGGTAGAAGAAAGGCTGGATAA
- a CDS encoding deoxynucleoside kinase, giving the protein MNNYGIPTNALITVAGTVGVGKSTLTAALAERLNFKTSLEQVDHNPYLEKFYHDFERWSFHLQIYFLAERFKEQKKIFELGGGFVQDRSIYEDTGIFAQMHADQGTMSATDFETYSSLFEAMVMTPYFPHPDVLIYLEGSLPSILNRITVRGREMEIQTDRSYWEHMHERYSVWINQFTACPVLRLNIDEYDVNDPASVDAILAQIATVIQPSNATQL; this is encoded by the coding sequence ATGAACAACTATGGCATTCCGACGAATGCATTAATTACGGTAGCAGGCACCGTTGGGGTGGGAAAATCCACACTGACAGCGGCTCTGGCAGAGCGATTGAATTTTAAGACTTCTCTGGAGCAAGTTGACCACAATCCTTATCTGGAAAAGTTCTATCATGACTTCGAACGTTGGAGTTTCCATTTGCAGATTTACTTCCTGGCCGAGCGCTTCAAGGAACAGAAAAAAATCTTTGAACTGGGCGGTGGATTCGTACAGGATCGTTCCATCTATGAAGATACCGGCATCTTTGCGCAAATGCATGCGGATCAAGGTACAATGTCAGCCACGGATTTCGAGACGTACAGCAGTTTGTTTGAAGCCATGGTGATGACACCGTATTTCCCACATCCGGACGTACTGATCTATCTGGAAGGCAGTCTGCCATCCATTCTAAACCGGATTACCGTTCGTGGACGTGAGATGGAGATCCAGACAGATCGTTCTTACTGGGAACATATGCACGAGCGCTATTCCGTATGGATTAACCAATTTACGGCTTGTCCGGTACTGCGTTTGAACATTGATGAATATGATGTGAATGACCCTGCATCAGTGGATGCGATATTGGCACAGATCGCTACTGTCATTCAACCTTCCAACGCAACACAGCTATAA
- a CDS encoding deoxynucleoside kinase, with protein sequence MKSAPFIAVEGPIGAGKTTLATMLSQELNLPLVKEIVEENPFLASFYQDIDEWSFQLEMFFLCNRFKQLEDTGAHYIKQNTPVISDYHIYKNMIFAERTLKGTKRDKYRQIYHLLTDDLPKPNLVLYIEAELGTLMHRINKRGRPFEQDMDPAYMEQLIADYKTGMAYLASSPNPPMIIKVNAEQLDFVEHPEHFKQIVNQVKEYIT encoded by the coding sequence ATGAAATCAGCCCCGTTTATTGCCGTGGAAGGTCCGATTGGAGCGGGGAAAACTACGTTGGCTACAATGCTTTCCCAAGAATTGAACCTTCCGCTGGTCAAGGAAATTGTAGAAGAGAATCCCTTTCTGGCTTCCTTCTATCAGGATATAGATGAGTGGAGTTTCCAGCTTGAAATGTTTTTTCTGTGCAACCGGTTTAAGCAACTAGAAGACACAGGCGCGCACTATATTAAACAGAACACACCGGTCATTTCGGACTATCATATCTACAAGAATATGATATTTGCCGAGCGTACCCTGAAAGGGACAAAGCGGGATAAATACCGCCAAATCTATCATCTATTAACGGATGATCTGCCGAAACCCAATCTGGTGCTCTATATCGAGGCTGAACTCGGTACATTGATGCACCGTATCAACAAACGTGGGAGGCCTTTTGAGCAGGATATGGATCCCGCTTATATGGAACAGTTAATTGCAGATTACAAAACAGGCATGGCCTACTTGGCCAGCAGCCCGAACCCGCCAATGATCATTAAGGTGAATGCGGAGCAGCTCGATTTTGTAGAACATCCGGAACATTTTAAACAGATTGTTAATCAGGTAAAGGAGTATATCACATGA
- a CDS encoding MerR family transcriptional regulator: MAMKVKEVAKLVGISVRTLHHYDEIGLLTPDEVTSAGYRLYSDANLEMLQQILFFKELDFSLKDIKEIISNPSFDREEALNMHRRILLEKRQRLDQMIATIDKSVQHVRGEIKMTAKEQFEGFNFSHNPYEQEARERWGDQAVDQANQKLQNKSPSEQKALSDQMNEIYNRLAALRHTDPTSAEAQAGILEWYSYLNNMGTYSPEAFRGLGQMYVDDERFTRNIDQFGEGLAVFMRNAMSVFADRNS, from the coding sequence ATGGCCATGAAAGTAAAAGAAGTAGCCAAACTTGTCGGGATCAGTGTGCGCACACTGCATCACTATGATGAGATTGGACTGTTAACACCGGACGAAGTGACTTCTGCCGGATATCGACTGTATTCAGATGCCAATCTGGAAATGCTGCAGCAGATTTTATTTTTCAAAGAACTCGATTTTTCTTTGAAAGATATCAAGGAGATTATAAGCAATCCCTCTTTCGATCGGGAGGAAGCCCTAAATATGCATCGCCGCATTCTATTGGAGAAGCGCCAGCGATTGGACCAAATGATTGCCACCATTGATAAATCGGTTCAGCACGTGAGAGGAGAAATTAAGATGACAGCCAAAGAACAATTCGAAGGATTCAATTTCAGCCATAACCCGTATGAGCAGGAGGCGCGGGAACGTTGGGGAGATCAAGCAGTGGATCAGGCTAACCAAAAATTACAGAACAAGTCTCCCTCGGAGCAAAAAGCCCTCTCCGATCAAATGAATGAAATCTACAACCGCCTAGCAGCACTTCGTCACACAGACCCAACCTCTGCCGAGGCTCAAGCCGGAATCTTGGAATGGTACAGCTATCTGAACAACATGGGAACCTATTCCCCTGAGGCCTTTAGAGGGCTGGGCCAGATGTATGTGGATGACGAACGTTTCACACGGAATATTGACCAATTCGGTGAAGGTTTAGCTGTTTTTATGCGAAATGCCATGTCTGTGTTTGCTGACCGAAACAGCTAA